GAGGCCAGATACACGGTGAACATGCCGCGATCGGGGATCGCTCCGCCGGAGGTGACGGCGAGCCGCTGCGCACCCGGGCGCGCGGTCAATGATCCGGCGTCGCGGTCATAGACCAATCGCGGGCGCAATTCGGCGAACTCGGTGGACGGGTACTTACCCGACAGCAGATCCAGCGTCGCCTCGAAGGCGGTGCGGGGCAACGTCGCGAAGGGCGCGCTGCGCCGTACGGTGTCGAACCAGGCGTCGGCGTCCAACGGCTCCAGCGCGGCGGCGGCCACGGTGTGCTGGGCCAGCACGTCGAGCGGGTTGGTGGGCACGCGCATGGTCTCTATCTGGCCGGCCCGCATCCGTTGAACGGTGACCGCGCAGTCGATCAGGTCGGTGCGATGTTTGGGGAACAGCACACCCTGGGATATCTCGCCGACCTGGTGTCCGGCGCGGCCGATGCGCTGCAGACCGCTGGCCACCGACGGTGGCGCGGACACCTGGATGACCAGGTCCACCGCGCCCATATCGATGCCCAGTTCGAGGCTGGAGGTGGCGACGACGGCCTTGAGGCGACCGCTCTTCAGGTCATCCTCGACCAGGGCGCGCTGTTCCTTGCTCACCGACCCGTGGTGTGCCTTCGCCAATTCGGTGGGAGCGCCGAAACTCTGCCCGCTGGCCATCACGTGGGCCGGTGCCCCACCGGCCACCTTCTTGTTGGCACCACCGGTGTCGGTCGCTCCCGGCAGTTCCACACCATTGCGTTCGGCGTGGATCTCGTTCAGCCGCGAGGTGAGTCGTTCGGCGAGACGCCGGGAGTTGGCGAAGACGATGCAGGACCGATGCGTCTCGATCAGGTCGACGATGCGTTCCTCGACATCGGGCCAGATCGTTCCCTCGGCCAGATTGGTCATATCCGGCACGGGAACCTGTACCTGCAACTCGAAGGTCTTGTCCGCGGGCGGGCAGACGATGGTCGCCGCGCCCCCGGTGAGGAAACGGGCCACCTCTTCGGCCGGGCGCACGGTGGCCGACAAACCGATCCGCTGGGCGGGGCGTTCCAGCAACGCGTCGAGCCGTTCCAGCGAAACCGCCAGGTGCGCACCGCGTTTGGTGGCCGCGACCGCATGCACCTCGTCGACGATGACGGTGGTGACAGTGGTCAGCGTCTCGCGAGCCGAGGACGTCAGCATGAGGAACAGCGACTCTGGCGTGGTGATCAGGATGTCGGGTGGGCGGGTGATGAGAGCGCGGCGCTGTTTGGGCGGGGTGTCCCCGGAGCGCACACCGACGGTGATCTGCGGGGCCGTACCGCCCAGTCGCTCGGCCACCCTGGTCAGGCCAGTCAGCGGCGTGCGCAGGTTGCGCTCGACGTCGACCGCGAGGGCCTTCAGCGGTGATACATAGAGCACCCGGGTGCCGGCGGACTCGGCCGGGGACCGCGCCAGGTCGTCGATCGCCCAGAGGAAGGCGGCCAGTGTCTTACCCGAGCCGGTGGGCGCCACCACCAGGGTGTCGCTACCGTCGGCGATCGCCGCCCAGGCCTGTGCCTGGGCATTGGTGGGGGCCGGGAAGGTGCCCGTGAACCACTCCCGCGTCAGCTGACTGAAGCGGTCGAGCGGGTCGGCGACGGGCGGCATCCCACCATGGTGCCCCCAACCACCGACAACCAATCCTGAGCAGGGTAAATCCCCTGGTGTGCTGGGTCGCGGAGGTTTACGATCGAAGGGTTCAGCTCGCCGTGAGTCCGCTCATGACGTGAGGTGAGGGAGTCGTCAGATGCGACTGTTGGAAGTAATTGTCATCCCCGCTCTGATCGGGGCGGCCCTCTCTGCGACACCGTCGCCGCATGCGGGCGCCGATTGCACCAGTGCCGGCGGAACCACCATCTGCTCGCAAGGTGACGTGCGTGGTACCAGCACGGGCAACGGTCCCAGTGGCTCGTCGGGTCCGTATGTGCCCTACGCGTGCGACCTCGATTGGTATGCCTGCGACGACTACTACTGGGGTATCGACGTCGACTTCGTTCCCGGCGTGGGCAGACCGGGCGTGCCAGTCGACCCGGGCTTCGGCAGGCCCGGCGGCCCCAACGTCGGCGGTGGAAGTGCGGGAGGGCGGCGATGACGAATCAGAGGAGGACGAGATGACACCGAACGGGGAATCGGCGCGGTTGGTCGCGACGGTCGCAGGCGTGTTGGCCGTTCTCACCGCATCGGCGGGCACGGCATCGGCAGCACCGGCACCACCTCCGCCGCCGAACTGTACGGCGGCGGACCTGACGGGTGTGCTCACCGGAGTATCCGCGGCAACCTCTGCGTATCTGTTCACCCATCCGCCGGTGAACGACTTCTTCACCTCTTTGAGCGGCCTCGACGAGAACGAACGGCGTGCTGCGATGGAGCGGTTTCTCACCGACAACCCGCAGGTACGCGACGAGCTGAGGGCTATCAGGCAGCCCGCCAAGGACTTCCGCAATCGCTGCGGCGGCTGACGTCGACCCCGCGTCAGGAGGCGAGGCGAAACGCCTTGACGACCTTCGTCGGGGTGATCCTGACGACCAGTTCGCCAGGGACACCGTTGCGTCGACCGTACTCCTCGGCCCGGTCCGCACCCATGTAACGGCCGCCCGCCCGGGTGGCGACCGACCGGACCTCGTCGAGATCATCGGAAACCTGTACCGTGCCCTGGATCTGGACGAACGAGAACGGCGGATGCGGATCATCCACGCACAGAACCACTCTGGGGTCGCGCGCAAATGCCCGCGCCTTGGCTGAACCAGAATCGGTGTTGAACAGCACGTCGTTACCGTCGAGGATAAACCACACCGGGGCCACCAGTGGCCGACCGTCTGCCGCGACGTACCCGAGCATGCCGGTGCGGGTACCCGTCATCAAGAAATCGGCTACCTCAGGAGCCAGTGTCGTCATCGTGTCGAGTCCTCTCGTGTCAGCCTGCTGTGTGCGCATTCTCGTGCAGCGC
The sequence above is drawn from the Mycolicibacterium neoaurum VKM Ac-1815D genome and encodes:
- a CDS encoding PPOX class F420-dependent oxidoreductase; the encoded protein is MTTLAPEVADFLMTGTRTGMLGYVAADGRPLVAPVWFILDGNDVLFNTDSGSAKARAFARDPRVVLCVDDPHPPFSFVQIQGTVQVSDDLDEVRSVATRAGGRYMGADRAEEYGRRNGVPGELVVRITPTKVVKAFRLAS
- a CDS encoding heme-binding protein, translating into MTPNGESARLVATVAGVLAVLTASAGTASAAPAPPPPPNCTAADLTGVLTGVSAATSAYLFTHPPVNDFFTSLSGLDENERRAAMERFLTDNPQVRDELRAIRQPAKDFRNRCGG